The region TCCACCGCTGCCGAGGTCGGTGTCGAACTGGGTGCCGCCACCATTGTTCCCGAACAGGATGTTCGAGTCGTAGATGATGCCCTGCGCGAACGCGGGGCCGGAGAGCACGACCAGTCCGAGAGCCAAGAGAGCGGTTCTCTTGAGCTGACGAATCATGGTGTTGGATACCTCCAGGAGGAGCAGAGAGAGGCGAAATCGTCGGCGAACCGAACGATCCGTTCCGGTCCGGATCGGGTACGACCGGACCGGGAGTGCTCGGAGTGGAAGGTGGTTTTTCGAGCGCGTCCGGATTGTGTCGAGTATCGGACGGGCGACAGTCTAGTGTCCGACTGTGAGGGCGGAGTTAAGCCGGGATGAAACGTCGGCTTTCTCCTGGGACCCCCGCGCAGAAGGCTCCAGTGGGGTCAACGGAGGGCGTTGTCGCCCTCTTCACTGCGTGTCGACACCGCGAGCACCGCGTCGAAGAAGGTGTCGACGTCGGACTCGTCGAGGGCGCCGTTGACGAGGGCCAGACGGATCACGCGCCGGCCGTCGACGTCGCCATAACCGACGAGCGCGCGGGACTCGTGGCGCAGGCGTTCGCAGACGTCGTCGCTCCGCCGCCCGGCGACCTCGAAGCACACGGTGACCGACTCGGGCTCCCGCGACAGCACGAGGTCCGGCTCGGCCTTCACGCGACCGGCAGCGTGTCGGGCGAGTCCGAAGAGTCGGTCGACGCGGGCACCCATCCCCCGGTCGCCGTGGCTCTGCCACGCCGCCCAGAGCTTCAGGGCGTCGTTGCGGCGCCCGCACTGCGGCGACATGGTGCCGTGCTCGTAGGTCGCGTCCGGCGACTGGAAGAGGTAGCTGGCGTGTTCGTCCATGCTCCCCCGCAGGCGCCCGGCCTGGCGCGTGAGGATCACCGACGCGGCCAGGGGCACGCCGAGCATCTTGTGAGCGTTCCAGGTGAAGGAGTCGGCCCGCTCGCTGCCCTCGATCAGGTGCCGATGGCGCTCGCTGAGCGAGACACTGCCCCCGAGGGCTCCGTCGACGTGCAACCACAGGCCGAACTCGTCGGCGACGTCGGCGATCGCGGGCAGCGGGTCGAAGGCGCCGAGGACGGTCGTCCCCGAGGTCGCCACCACCAGGAAGGGGTCACGCCCCTCGGCACGGTCGGTCTCGATGGCTCGACGGAGAGCGTCGGGCCGCAGGCGGCCCCGTTCGTCGACATCGACCGCACGGACCGCGGCCCGTCCCAGTCCCAGCATGTTCGCGTTCTTCGGCACCGAGTAGTGGGCCAGTCTCGAGGCGTAGAGCGTGAGTGGAGGGCCGGCGTGCAGGCCGGCGTCGCGACTGTCCGGCCGGTGCGCGTCGCGGGCCATCACCATGCCGACGAGGTTCGAGATCGAGCCACCCGGAACGAAGACACCCTCGCCCGCCCCGAAGCCGACCTTGCGCGCCATGTGCTGGGTCAGAGTGCGCTCGAGCATCACCTGCGGGCCCGCGGCCTTGAAGGTGTACATGGACGAGTTCAGGAACGACGCGATCAGTTCGCCGATGGTCCCGAAGTCGTCGCGTCCACTGAAGAGCTGGTTGAAGAAGCGTCGGGTCGTCGTCCGCGGGGTCGCCGCGACGAGCTGCTCGAGCGTGGCGAACAGGCGGTCGTCGTCGACGGGCTCGCATCCCAGATCGAAGTCGATGCGGTCGAGCAGCTCGGACGGCTCGGCGTGGTCGACCACCGGCTGCTCCGACTCGCGCTCGAGGTGGGCGCGCAGGAGCTCGAAAGTGCGCGCGAGGCGCGCGACGGTGGGGTCGGATTCGGGCGTCGGGCGCAGGGACATGGCTCGGAGTCGGGGCGGCGGGAACGGCGGCGGCACGGCGGGGAACGGTCCGCAGCGGTGACGTCCAAGGTATCGGGCACGCGGCGGTACGGCCAGCGCCGGCCCGCCGTGACCCTCCGGGCGGCGAGGGCGCCGGGGGGCCGCGAACCGACCGCACCGTGTGCTACCCTGACCGGCCCCCCGGGCTCCGGAGGTCGACATGGACTTCGATCCCCTGCGGCATCTCCTGGCCGCCATCGCGTATCGCTTCCACGCCGCGGTCGTCGATGCCCCGGCCTCGTTCGCGGACTTCGACCCCGGCCACGGCGTGCGTTCACCGCGGGCTCTCCTGACCCACTGCGTGCAGGTCCTGCGACTGGCCCGCTCGTCGTTCGAACCGGGACTCGAGGTCGACGCCGCCGTCCGCGAGGGCTGGGCCTGGGCCGAGCTCGTCGAGGCCTTCCACGCCGAACTGGGCCGCCTGGACGCACACCACGCCGAGGCGGCCCCTGCACACGAGTGGCCGGTCGAGAAGCTGGTCCAGGGACCCTACGCCGACGTGCTCACCCACGTCGGCCAGCTGACCCTCCTGCGCCGACTCGAGGGGCATCCCGTGGAACGTCAGAGCTACCTGCGTGCACGCGTCGAGGTGGGGCGGCTCGGCCCCGACCAGGCTGCGCCGGCTCCCCCTCTCTTCTGAGCGTCAGGTGTTCTGAGCGTCAGGCATCGAGCAGGCGGCGGCACACGGCGACCGCGTCGTCGACGAACTCGCGCGCCCGCGCTTCCTGCCCCGGCCCGGATCCGTCGCCGATCGCCGTGGCGGCGTCGAGCTTCATCCCCACGAAGCCCTGCGTGGTCCACTCGCCGATGGCGGGCTCGGGCGCGCCTCCCTCGACGTCGGGCGTCGGGTAGGGGGCCACGTACCAGTAGGGCGCGGGGTCGCTGTCGTCGCCGGGGCTCAGTCCGAGACCGATCGAGCGCCCCTGCTGCGGATTCCCGTGCTCCTCGAGCGAGATCAGCATGCCCATGTCGAAGTGGTGCGGCCACACCCGCGGCAGCGTGGCGCCCGCGGTCCTGGCCCGCAGGTCTCGCATGACGAGATTGGCGTCGTGGAACCAGGCGTGGAGCGCCTTCAGAGCGGCTTCCGGCACGTCTCCGAAAGTCCCGGCGGCGGCGACGGGGTGGTCGGGCAGGTCGTAGCGGGGGCGCTCCAGGGTCTGTTTCGGCTGGTTCCGGCGCTCGGCGATGGCCTGCTCCATGGCTTCGTAGGCCTGGTCGAGCGTGGCCCCCTGGAGATCGATCCCCACCAGTTCCTCGCCGCCCGGCTCGTGGAAGCCGAGCTTCAGGGCGGCCGGGACGAGCGCTCCGAAGCCGGTGGGCTCGTCGTCGAGGTAGCGTCCGGCCAGCAACTGCATGCCGTCGACCC is a window of Candidatus Krumholzibacteriia bacterium DNA encoding:
- a CDS encoding pyridoxal-dependent decarboxylase, with the translated sequence MSLRPTPESDPTVARLARTFELLRAHLERESEQPVVDHAEPSELLDRIDFDLGCEPVDDDRLFATLEQLVAATPRTTTRRFFNQLFSGRDDFGTIGELIASFLNSSMYTFKAAGPQVMLERTLTQHMARKVGFGAGEGVFVPGGSISNLVGMVMARDAHRPDSRDAGLHAGPPLTLYASRLAHYSVPKNANMLGLGRAAVRAVDVDERGRLRPDALRRAIETDRAEGRDPFLVVATSGTTVLGAFDPLPAIADVADEFGLWLHVDGALGGSVSLSERHRHLIEGSERADSFTWNAHKMLGVPLAASVILTRQAGRLRGSMDEHASYLFQSPDATYEHGTMSPQCGRRNDALKLWAAWQSHGDRGMGARVDRLFGLARHAAGRVKAEPDLVLSREPESVTVCFEVAGRRSDDVCERLRHESRALVGYGDVDGRRVIRLALVNGALDESDVDTFFDAVLAVSTRSEEGDNALR